In bacterium, the following proteins share a genomic window:
- a CDS encoding class I SAM-dependent methyltransferase, which produces MDKQQETKSFYDEYWPKNIPDYSKTKEHVFSLLPQRDFKLALDAGCGTGVCSLALSEKAEKVMGVDISGECINTAKELANKLNRNNIEFKKASLLELPFKDETFDLVFSWGVIHHTVNPIKALDELVRILQKDGVLILAVYLKTNFTFFHEAIRKICLRLSPPLKNAFIKFVTSFVKIAEKFGKTTKVRDDTWIEAQVEDWFFVPEKHFFKIEEMKVLFEKRGLSFELLCPQTGRFKSSSNFIVRGVKK; this is translated from the coding sequence ATGGATAAGCAACAAGAGACAAAAAGTTTTTACGATGAATATTGGCCAAAAAATATTCCAGATTATTCCAAGACAAAAGAGCATGTATTTTCTTTATTGCCACAGAGGGATTTTAAATTAGCTCTTGATGCAGGTTGTGGTACGGGAGTATGTTCTTTAGCCCTTTCTGAAAAGGCAGAAAAGGTGATGGGTGTTGATATAAGTGGAGAGTGTATAAATACAGCAAAAGAGCTGGCAAATAAGCTAAATAGGAATAATATTGAATTCAAAAAAGCCAGTTTGTTAGAACTTCCATTTAAAGATGAAACCTTTGATTTAGTCTTTAGCTGGGGCGTTATTCACCATACTGTTAATCCCATTAAAGCATTGGATGAATTAGTAAGGATTCTTCAAAAAGACGGCGTGCTAATATTGGCCGTCTATTTAAAAACAAACTTTACCTTTTTTCATGAAGCCATAAGAAAAATATGCCTTAGGCTTTCCCCACCTCTTAAAAATGCATTTATTAAATTTGTAACTAGTTTTGTTAAAATAGCAGAAAAATTTGGAAAAACCACCAAGGTTCGAGATGACACTTGGATAGAAGCTCAGGTTGAAGATTGGTTTTTCGTCCCAGAAAAGCATTTCTTTAAGATAGAAGAAATGAAAGTATTATTTGAAAAAAGGGGATTAAGCTTTGAATTGCTTTGTCCTCAAACGGGAAGATTTAAGAGTTCTTCAAATTTTATTGTAAGGGGAGTTAAAAAATAA
- a CDS encoding glycosyltransferase family 4 protein, with protein sequence MRVLVICHEHPPLGGGGGWAASQIAMNLVKLENKVEFITSHFSGLERKEVINGYLIHRVNIGRRSKDGCSGFELLKFMFLAIPKTLRIIKDFHPDFIIAFFTLPSGFITLLSKFCFRIPYIVSLRGGDVPGFLPNELGFYHKITKPLIKLIWKNSSSVIANSIGLQELAKKTLPNVKVIYNGADLEFFKPDLTQRKNGKVKILFVGRLVYQKNPIWFIQAIPEIAQRTNTSFEIEIVGDGPLRSSVEREVNNLNLKGIVKISGWLRKDELLKKYQASDIFVLPSIEEGMPNVVIEAMACGLPIVATNIPGTNELVKDGYNGILVELNDKDKWMDTLVGLIENRKKREEMGLKSLELIQKFTWHEVTKMYLEEMHNG encoded by the coding sequence GTGCGGGTATTAGTAATCTGCCATGAGCATCCACCCCTGGGAGGAGGAGGGGGTTGGGCAGCCTCCCAGATTGCAATGAATCTAGTTAAATTGGAAAACAAGGTTGAATTTATTACCTCTCATTTCTCTGGATTAGAAAGAAAAGAGGTAATAAATGGTTATCTAATTCATCGGGTAAATATTGGAAGGAGGTCAAAGGATGGTTGTAGTGGTTTTGAATTATTAAAATTTATGTTTTTGGCAATTCCAAAAACACTTAGAATAATTAAGGATTTTCATCCAGATTTTATTATCGCCTTCTTTACCCTTCCTTCTGGATTTATTACCCTGTTAAGTAAATTTTGCTTTCGTATTCCATATATTGTATCATTACGAGGGGGGGATGTCCCTGGTTTTTTGCCAAATGAATTGGGTTTTTACCATAAGATTACCAAGCCTTTAATAAAGCTCATCTGGAAAAATAGTTCTTCAGTTATTGCTAATAGTATTGGATTGCAGGAATTAGCAAAAAAAACCTTGCCGAATGTTAAGGTTATCTATAATGGAGCAGACTTAGAATTCTTTAAACCAGACCTAACTCAAAGGAAAAATGGAAAGGTAAAAATACTCTTTGTTGGCAGATTGGTTTATCAGAAAAATCCAATATGGTTTATTCAAGCTATTCCGGAAATAGCTCAAAGAACTAACACTAGCTTTGAGATTGAGATTGTTGGGGATGGCCCATTAAGGTCATCAGTTGAAAGAGAGGTAAATAATTTAAATTTAAAAGGGATTGTAAAGATTAGTGGCTGGTTAAGAAAAGATGAGCTTTTAAAAAAATATCAAGCATCAGACATATTTGTTCTGCCCTCAATTGAAGAGGGGATGCCAAATGTTGTAATTGAAGCTATGGCGTGTGGATTACCCATTGTAGCTACAAATATCCCAGGAACTAATGAGTTGGTTAAAGATGGTTATAACGGGATATTGGTTGAGTTGAATGATAAAGATAAATGGATGGATACCCTGGTTGGCCTTATAGAAAACAGAAAAAAAAGAGAAGAGATGGGGCTAAAGTCTTTAGAACTAATTCAAAAATTCACTTGGCATGAAGTAACAAAGATGTATTTGGAGGAGATGCACAATGGATAA
- a CDS encoding glycosyltransferase family 39 protein codes for MEKKLIFSLCIFALILRLGWAIHLKEAGLVFSDAVSYDQLGMSIAHGKGYVDSEEKPTAMRSPIYPIFIGCIYWLFGEHNLFVVRIFQAILGSFSCLLVFLIGKRVFNPQVGLIGAFLASWNPYLIYYTGHILQETLFIFMALALIYFLTKINDGIVFIVLSGIFAGLSILTREVFVFYIPFLFIGFFFVTRLKKIALFFLIFAFVWSFWLIRNYFTYGGVVTRSAGEAVSKGGGIWILFWQGNNPYLDKGELEKEGNYISVGIINELSLVPLEKRDEYAKKKALELILSDPIRTLKVHIIKFGRFWRLYPHKTKLLSELTQKSTDWAKIVSLLSDGWIIPLGLIGFLLALPLWQKHLFLSLWIWGMCFGHILFYPMIRYRLPVMPMVMLFTGYAIFKGYDFIQRRCGY; via the coding sequence GTGGAGAAAAAACTAATTTTTAGCCTTTGCATTTTTGCATTGATTTTAAGACTAGGGTGGGCAATCCATCTAAAGGAGGCAGGGCTTGTGTTTTCTGATGCAGTTTCTTATGACCAATTGGGAATGAGCATTGCACATGGCAAAGGCTATGTAGATTCCGAAGAAAAGCCAACAGCTATGCGGTCTCCAATATATCCTATTTTTATTGGATGTATATACTGGCTATTTGGGGAACACAATCTATTTGTGGTAAGAATATTCCAGGCAATATTGGGAAGCTTTAGCTGTCTTCTTGTTTTTCTTATAGGAAAAAGGGTTTTTAACCCTCAAGTTGGTCTTATTGGTGCATTCCTGGCATCCTGGAATCCATATCTTATTTACTACACAGGACATATTCTTCAAGAAACCCTTTTTATATTTATGGCATTAGCTCTGATATACTTTCTTACAAAAATCAATGATGGAATAGTATTTATTGTCTTGTCTGGTATTTTTGCAGGGCTTTCTATTTTGACCAGAGAGGTATTTGTCTTTTATATTCCCTTCTTGTTTATAGGGTTCTTTTTTGTTACAAGGCTTAAAAAAATAGCCCTTTTCTTTTTGATTTTCGCTTTTGTCTGGAGTTTTTGGCTTATTAGAAATTACTTTACTTATGGAGGGGTTGTAACCAGGTCAGCAGGCGAAGCAGTAAGCAAAGGAGGAGGGATATGGATTTTGTTCTGGCAGGGAAATAACCCATATCTTGACAAAGGCGAGCTAGAAAAAGAGGGAAATTATATTAGTGTTGGCATAATAAATGAACTCTCTTTAGTTCCTTTAGAAAAAAGGGATGAATATGCAAAAAAGAAGGCATTAGAGCTTATCTTATCTGACCCTATAAGAACCTTAAAGGTTCATATCATAAAATTTGGGAGGTTCTGGAGGTTATATCCCCACAAGACAAAGCTTCTTAGTGAATTGACACAAAAATCAACCGATTGGGCTAAAATTGTAAGCCTTCTCTCTGATGGCTGGATTATTCCTTTAGGACTTATTGGATTTTTACTTGCCTTGCCTTTATGGCAGAAGCATTTATTTTTATCTTTATGGATATGGGGTATGTGTTTTGGCCATATCCTTTTTTATCCTATGATTCGCTATCGGCTTCCTGTTATGCCAATGGTTATGCTATTTACAGGGTATGCCATATTTAAAGGTTATGATTTTATCCAAAGAAGGTGCGGGTATTAG
- the asnB gene encoding asparagine synthase (glutamine-hydrolyzing): MCGITGHINLGRIYPTTKEVIKKMTNVLYHRGPDDSGCFFQMEDGRILEEKDTFGDNDKEKLPIKAALGHRRLSIIDLSPLGHQPMSNKRKNVWVVFNGEIYNYKELKDECKGYEFISNSDTEAILASYEKYQSGFIERLDGMFSLALWDKENERLILARDPMGKKPLYYSVQDQTLIFASELKSLILHPLIKREIDMKSLRKYLFYGYIPSPNSIFKGIKKILAGHFLVFSKNGIEIKQYWTPRFREKRKTISENEAISDLKSLLENAVKKRLISDVPLGIFLSGGIDSSTITFFASKLVPRIKTFSIGFTEKGYDELGYARNVAKFIESDHYDEVLSIDKLLDIIPKIPEILDEPMADTSIIPTYLLSLITRKKVTVALGGDGGDELFAGYPTYLGHRVFEYYKKIPSLFRKGIAEMVNLLPTRLGYYTFDYKAKKFISGDGFLGEVRHQLWSSYFLPQEVERLFVNKEEGDVFEDIEFYLKDCNSSNMLERMLFLDMKLYFPESILVKVDRASMAHSLEVRAPFLDKKLMDFINCLPISYKLHSLTGKYLLKKVMKGLLPNEILYRKKQGFSVPVGEWIRKELKGLTQELFEKSRIDKDGIFAYNFVKQLLDEHISLKKNNWKPIWALLVFQLWHERYIE; encoded by the coding sequence ATGTGTGGAATTACAGGTCATATTAACCTTGGAAGAATTTACCCGACCACAAAGGAAGTAATAAAAAAAATGACAAATGTCCTTTATCATCGGGGTCCGGATGATAGTGGCTGCTTTTTTCAAATGGAGGATGGAAGGATATTGGAAGAAAAAGATACATTTGGCGATAATGATAAAGAAAAGCTACCAATTAAGGCTGCATTAGGCCATAGAAGGCTCTCTATCATTGACCTTTCTCCTTTAGGCCATCAGCCAATGTCAAATAAAAGAAAAAATGTTTGGGTGGTTTTTAACGGCGAGATATACAATTATAAAGAGCTTAAAGATGAATGCAAAGGATATGAATTTATATCAAATTCTGATACTGAGGCTATTTTAGCCTCCTATGAGAAATATCAAAGTGGGTTTATTGAAAGGCTTGATGGAATGTTTAGCCTTGCATTATGGGATAAAGAAAATGAAAGGCTTATTCTTGCTCGTGATCCTATGGGAAAAAAGCCACTTTATTATAGCGTTCAAGACCAAACCCTAATCTTTGCATCAGAGCTTAAATCCCTTATTCTTCATCCACTTATAAAAAGGGAGATTGATATGAAATCATTGAGAAAATACCTGTTTTATGGCTATATCCCTTCACCAAATTCAATATTTAAGGGCATAAAGAAGATTTTAGCAGGTCATTTTTTGGTATTTAGCAAAAATGGCATTGAAATAAAGCAATATTGGACACCAAGGTTTAGAGAGAAAAGAAAAACTATTTCTGAAAATGAGGCAATATCTGATTTAAAATCCCTTCTTGAGAATGCTGTTAAAAAAAGGCTCATCTCTGATGTTCCTTTGGGAATATTTTTAAGCGGAGGTATAGATTCATCTACAATTACATTCTTTGCAAGCAAATTGGTTCCGAGGATAAAGACTTTCTCCATTGGTTTTACAGAAAAGGGATATGATGAATTAGGCTATGCAAGAAATGTGGCAAAGTTTATAGAATCAGACCATTATGATGAGGTTCTTTCTATAGATAAGCTACTTGATATTATTCCAAAGATTCCAGAGATATTGGATGAGCCAATGGCAGACACATCCATAATTCCTACATACCTTTTATCTTTGATAACAAGAAAAAAGGTAACAGTAGCTTTAGGAGGGGATGGTGGAGATGAGCTTTTTGCTGGTTATCCAACATATCTTGGACATAGGGTTTTTGAATACTACAAAAAGATACCAAGCCTCTTTCGCAAAGGGATTGCAGAAATGGTTAATCTTCTGCCAACAAGGCTTGGTTATTATACATTTGATTATAAGGCAAAAAAGTTTATTAGTGGCGATGGCTTTCTAGGAGAAGTTAGGCATCAGCTTTGGTCTTCTTATTTTTTACCACAGGAAGTAGAGAGGCTTTTTGTAAATAAAGAAGAAGGGGATGTATTTGAAGATATTGAATTCTATTTAAAAGATTGCAATTCTTCTAATATGTTAGAAAGGATGCTATTTTTGGATATGAAGCTATATTTTCCTGAATCTATATTAGTTAAGGTAGACAGGGCAAGTATGGCACATTCATTAGAGGTAAGGGCACCATTTTTGGATAAAAAGCTAATGGATTTTATAAATTGCCTTCCCATCTCTTATAAGCTTCATAGCTTAACTGGAAAGTATTTATTAAAGAAGGTAATGAAAGGGTTGCTTCCTAATGAGATTCTGTATCGTAAAAAACAGGGGTTTAGTGTTCCTGTTGGAGAATGGATAAGGAAAGAGCTAAAGGGGCTTACCCAAGAACTTTTTGAAAAATCTAGGATTGACAAAGATGGAATATTTGCTTATAATTTTGTTAAACAATTATTAGATGAACATATTTCATTAAAAAAGAACAATTGGAAGCCAATATGGGCATTGCTTGTTTTTCAATTGTGGCATGAAAGGTATATAGAATAG
- a CDS encoding TldD/PmbA family protein — MDKTLEKVLNYSKADETEAILVSNSSGLTRFANSSIHQNVYENDKYLKIRVIKDKKIGSVSTNILSDEKIKDAVNRAIELSKFAKEDLNLALPKPTFYKEIPTFYKETAFCSPERRAGVVKEIIEKGESKGCVSSGAFSTGNASISISNSSGVDASSHLTSASLVIVMEKDGSSGYASCISRDINNVNPQELGDSAIEKATSSINPKEIEPGEYSVILEPPAVSDMLLFLGYLGFGALSFQEKRSFMYGNIGKKIMGENITIWDDGLDPQGTGMPFDFEGVSKQKVVFIENGIAKNICYDQYTANREKTLSTGHSLPQPNTAGPIPLNLFMASGKGSKEEMVKNTKKGLLITRFHYTNVIEPMKAIITGMTRDGTFFIENGRISYPVKNMRFTQSILDALSNVSFVSKERQLCSEGMIMEFASSCYVPTIKIDRFNFTGKTEF; from the coding sequence GTGGACAAAACATTAGAAAAGGTATTGAATTATTCAAAGGCTGATGAAACAGAAGCTATTCTTGTTTCAAATAGCTCTGGCTTGACAAGATTTGCAAATTCTTCCATTCATCAAAATGTCTATGAGAATGACAAATATCTTAAGATACGGGTTATTAAGGATAAAAAGATAGGTTCTGTTTCAACAAATATTTTAAGTGATGAAAAAATAAAGGATGCTGTCAATAGGGCAATTGAGCTTTCCAAATTTGCTAAAGAGGATTTAAATTTAGCCCTTCCAAAGCCTACATTTTATAAAGAGATACCTACATTTTATAAAGAAACAGCCTTTTGCTCTCCTGAAAGGAGGGCAGGCGTTGTAAAGGAAATAATAGAAAAAGGGGAAAGCAAGGGCTGTGTTTCATCTGGTGCATTTTCAACAGGTAATGCTTCTATTTCTATTTCTAATTCATCCGGCGTTGATGCATCTTCCCATCTTACATCAGCATCCCTTGTTATTGTTATGGAAAAAGATGGTTCATCTGGCTATGCTTCTTGTATATCAAGGGATATAAATAATGTAAATCCACAAGAATTAGGAGATTCTGCGATTGAAAAAGCCACATCTTCCATAAATCCAAAGGAGATAGAGCCAGGTGAGTACAGCGTTATCCTTGAGCCTCCTGCTGTTTCTGATATGCTTCTATTTCTTGGTTATCTTGGATTTGGTGCTTTGTCTTTTCAAGAGAAAAGGAGCTTTATGTATGGAAATATTGGAAAAAAGATAATGGGTGAGAATATTACAATTTGGGATGATGGGCTAGATCCACAGGGAACAGGTATGCCATTTGATTTTGAGGGTGTTTCTAAACAAAAGGTTGTATTTATTGAAAACGGAATTGCAAAGAATATCTGCTATGACCAATATACAGCAAATAGAGAAAAAACCTTATCTACAGGACATTCCCTTCCACAGCCAAATACAGCAGGACCTATTCCTCTTAACCTATTTATGGCAAGTGGAAAAGGAAGTAAGGAGGAGATGGTAAAAAATACAAAAAAGGGGCTTCTTATTACAAGGTTTCACTATACAAATGTTATAGAGCCTATGAAAGCTATTATAACAGGAATGACAAGGGATGGAACATTCTTTATTGAAAATGGAAGAATTTCCTATCCTGTAAAGAATATGAGGTTCACCCAATCTATCCTTGATGCTTTGTCAAATGTATCTTTTGTTTCAAAGGAAAGACAACTTTGCTCTGAGGGAATGATTATGGAATTTGCATCCTCCTGCTATGTTCCTACTATTAAAATAGATAGATTCAATTTTACAGGTAAAACAGAGTTTTAA
- a CDS encoding M23 family metallopeptidase translates to MFFCLLFPVFCLLISGCTIFKWTVPKKEEKIRPPSKIEFIWPLKGEITSKFGKRDSGFHNGIDIKAQEGSKIKASADGVVSYADFRPTYGNVIIILHKDGFATVYAHNKKNLVSVSQRVKQGDVIALVGKTGNATGFHLHFEIRNKGKAEDPLFYLPIDK, encoded by the coding sequence TTGTTTTTTTGTCTTCTGTTCCCTGTCTTCTGTCTTCTTATTTCTGGTTGCACAATATTTAAGTGGACAGTTCCAAAGAAAGAAGAAAAGATAAGGCCTCCTTCAAAAATAGAATTTATCTGGCCTCTTAAGGGAGAAATAACCTCTAAATTTGGAAAAAGGGATTCTGGATTTCATAATGGAATAGACATAAAAGCACAAGAGGGTTCTAAGATTAAGGCATCGGCTGATGGCGTTGTATCTTATGCTGATTTTAGACCAACCTATGGAAATGTTATTATTATTTTGCATAAGGATGGCTTTGCCACGGTCTATGCCCATAACAAAAAGAACCTTGTCTCGGTTTCCCAAAGGGTAAAACAGGGAGATGTTATTGCCCTGGTTGGAAAAACAGGGAATGCAACAGGATTTCACCTTCACTTTGAAATAAGGAATAAGGGAAAGGCAGAAGACCCTCTTTTTTACTTACCTATTGACAAATAG